In the genome of Gemmatimonadales bacterium, the window CCCGTCGACCTTCTCGTCGCTCCTCACCAAGTGGACGTCGGCGCTGGGCGGGTTCATCACGAACTACCAGACGTTCTCGCGCGAGCCGGAGCGCCTTGCCAATCAGAAGTCGTGGGGCCGGACCGATCTCCCGGTCTACGACTTCGGCGCGGCCAAATACATCATCTCCTTCGGCGCCGACTATCTCGAAACGTGGGGCTCGACGGTCGAGCAGCAGCGTGGATTCGCCACGTCGCACGGCTTCCACGACGGCATCATGGCGCGGGCGGTCTTTGTCGGGCCGCGCCTCTCGCTCACCGCAGCGAATTCGGACGAGTGGGTCAACGTGCCGGTCGGGACGGAAACGCTCGTCGCGCTGGCGATGGCGCAGGTCATCGGATCGAAGAAGGGGAACGCCGGGGCCGCATCGCTGGGCGACTACACGCCCGACAAGGTCGCTGCCGCAACGGGGCTCACCGCGCAGAAGATCACCGCGCTCGCCGACGCGTTCGTGGCCGCATCGCCGTCGCTCGCGGTGGCTGGCGGCGTTGGCGCGCAGCATCGCGGCGCGATCGAACTCTGCCAGGCGGTCAACCTGCTGAATGAGATGGCGGGGAACGTTGGCCAGACGGTGAAGTTCGGGGCAGCACCCGCCGAGAGCGAAGGATATGGCAGCGTCGAGGCCCTGTTCGAACGGATGGGGAAGGGCGAGTTCCAGGTCGTGCTGGTGCACGATTCGAATCCACTGTACACCCTGCCGCGCGGCGGGAAGTTCGGCGACGCGTTCGCGAAGGTGCCGTTCAAGGTGTCGACCGCGGCGATCCTCGACGAAACCGCTGCGGCGTGCGACCTGATTCTGCCGAGCCTCCATGGGCTCGAGCGGTGGGACGACCTGATGCCGCGCGCCGGCGTCCACGGCGTGATGCAGCCGGTGATCGAGCCGGTGCGCGACGGGATGCACATCGGGGATCTAATCCTCAAGGCATCGAAGACAATCGGCGGCGCCGCCGCGGCGTTCAACGCGCCGAGCTTCGAGGACTATCTCAAGGGCGAGTGGCAGAAGACGCTCGGCGGCAACGACTTCGCCGACGGCTGGCGCGAGACCCTCGGGAAGGGTGGCGTCTTCGGGCCGGCGGTGGCTGTTGAAACACCGAAATCGACCGGTGCGGCGGTGTCGTACACCAAGCCGACGTTCGACGGCACCGGCGACTATGTCCTGATGCCGTACCCGTCGATGCAATACTACGACGGTCGCGGCGCCAACAAGCCGTGGCTCCTCGAGAACCCCGATCCAATCACCAAGATCACCTGGCAGTCGTGGGTCGAAATGCACCCCGACACCGCGGCGAAGATCGATGTCCGTGAAGGCGAAATCGTCGAGTTGACGTCGCCGCATGGAAAGATCCGCGCGCAGGTCTACGTCTACCCCGGTGTTCGCCCAGAGACACTGGCGATGCCGCTCGGTCTCGGCCACACCGAGTACGGCCGGTACGCCAAGGGACGCGGCGTCACCCCGCTCGAGCTGCTCGGCGGCGGCGACGGCAACGGATTCCTCCCGTACGTCGGGACCAAGGTGAGCGTGGCGCTCACCGGCGATTATCACAAGACGGCGCGTGTCGACGGGATGCCGCGGCAGCTCGGTCGCGGAATCATCCAGACGATGCCGCTGGTGAACGCGGCGAAGGGGATGACGCCCGAGGAGTCGTACAAGGCGGTCGGGCTCAAGATCGCCGAAGAGAACACGGCGCTCGAAGAGAAGGCGCTCGAAGGATGGCAAGAGCGGCAGATCGAGCAGACGAAAGTCGGCGACTACGAGCCAACCGACATGCCGCAGTGGGGAATGGCAGTCGACCTCTCGCGCTGCACGGGCTGCTCCGCGTGCGTCACGGCGTGCTACGCCGAGAACAACATTCCGACCGTGGGTGAAGAGCAGGTCTTCCGCCGCCGCGAGATGAGCTGGATGCGCATCGAGCGCTACTGGGAAGGCGGCACCGACGGCGAACAGATCCAGGCGCGCTTCTCGCCGGTGATGTGCCAGCACTGCGGCGCGGCACCATGCGAGCCGGTCTGCCCGGTCTATGCGTCGTATCACACCCCTGATGGGCTCAACGGACAGGTGTACAACCGCTGCGTCGGCACCCGCTACTGCAGCAATAACTGTCCGTTCAAGGTGCGCTACTTCAACTGGCTCAAGTACACCGACATCGCATGGCCGGAGCCGCTCAACCTGCAGCTCAATCCCGATGTGGTGACCCGCGTGCGCGGTGTGATGGAGAAGTGCACCTTCTGCATCCAGCGGATCCGCGGCGCGCAGCACACGGCGATTCTCGAGAACCGCGGGCTCCGCACCGGCGAAGTGGTCACCGCATGCGCGCAGGCGTGCCCGTCGGGCGCGATCAAGTTCGGCAACATCAAGGATCCGGCCGAGGAAGTGGTCAAGTGGAAGAACGATCGGCGGGGCTACACGATGCTCGAGGCGACCAACGTCCAGCCCTCGGTGACATACCTCGCCAAGGTGTTGAATGTCGAGACGGCCGACTTCCACGGCGGGGAGGAGCGCTGACATGGCGGTGATCGCACACGATCCGAGCATGCCGACGCAGACCCACGCGGAAGTCACGCGGGATGTGGTCCGCACCATCACCGAGAAGCCGGAGCCGGGATACTACATCCTCGCCGGCGCGATGGCGTGCCTTACGCTGCTGCTCTTCTTCACGCTGGGCGCCCTGCTCAAGTACGGACTCGGGATCGCGGGGTATTCGCCGCCGATCATGTGGTCGGTGTACATCACGACCTTCGTCTTCTGGATCGGCATCGGCCACGCCGGCACGCTGATCTCGGCGATTCTTTATCTCTTCCGGTCGCGGTGGCGCACCGCGGTCTACCGCTCGACCGAAGCGATGACGGTCTTCGCCGTGATGACGGCAGCACTCTTCCCGATCATTCACATCGGGCGGCAGTGGCTCTTCTACTGGCTGATTCCGTACCCCAACCAGCGCTTCCTCTGGCCGAACTTCAAGTCGCCGCTGATGTGGGACGTGTTCGCGATTTCGACGTACCTGACGGTGTCGTCGACGTTCCTGGTGATCGGGCTGATCCCCGACATCGCGGCGGTGCGCGACCACGTGAGCGGCTGGAAGAAGAAGCTCTACTCGGCACTCTCGCTGGGATGGACCGGTGCCGATTCGCAGTGGCGCCACTACAGCCGGGCGTATCTCTACCTCGCCGCCCTCGCGACGCCGCTGGTCCTCTCGGTGCACTCCGTGGTGTCCTGGGACTTCGCCATGTCGATCATCCCCGGCTGGCACGGGACGATTTTCGCGCCGTACTTCGTGGCCGGCGCGATCTACTCCGGCATCGGCATGGTCCTGACGCTGATCATTCCGCTCCGCAAGGTGCTGCGGCTGGAGCACATGATCACCGACTACCACTTCGACAACCTCGCCAAGCTGACACTGCTGACCGGCTCGATCCTCTTCTACGCGTATTCGATGGAGTACTTCGTCGCGTGGTACTCGGGGAGCCCGTTCGAGCAGGCGACGTTCTGGCGCCGCGTCTTCGGGCCGAACTGGTGGGCGGGCTGGTCGATGGTGATCTGCAACGCCTTCGTGTCGCAGCTTCTGTGGTTCAAGAAGATTCGCACCTCGCTCCCGGCACTCTTCGTCATCTCGATCTTCATCAACATCGGGATGTGGTTCGAGCGGTGGGTGATCATCTCGATGTCACTGACCAACGACTACGTGCCGTACGCCTGGGGCCAGATCAATCCGACCTGGGCTGACTGGTGCATCCTCGCCGGCTCGTTCGGCTGGTTCGGACTCTGGTTCACGCTCTTCTACAAGAACTTCCCGATCGTCGCGATTCAGGAGATCAAGGAAATGATCCCGATGGCGCGCCGGAAGTCACACGCGGGGGCGCACTGATGGCCGCGGTGACGTCGGTTCCGGGAGTGCTCGGCTCGTTCGATCACGTCGACGGCGCCGCCGACGCGATCCGCGAGCTCAAGTCG includes:
- a CDS encoding molybdopterin-dependent oxidoreductase; protein product: MAGQTEGAGVDRRQFLKVLGTAGAGAAVLTGCSTEKVQKLVPYLVQSEDQVPGIPTWYASTCAECSSGCGIYVKTREGRPIKLEGNPDHPVNAGTLCSRGQAGLQSLYNPDRLTGPMAKNAAGKWDAIKWDDAIARFAAKVAAAQGELAVINGYGPSTFSSLLTKWTSALGGFITNYQTFSREPERLANQKSWGRTDLPVYDFGAAKYIISFGADYLETWGSTVEQQRGFATSHGFHDGIMARAVFVGPRLSLTAANSDEWVNVPVGTETLVALAMAQVIGSKKGNAGAASLGDYTPDKVAAATGLTAQKITALADAFVAASPSLAVAGGVGAQHRGAIELCQAVNLLNEMAGNVGQTVKFGAAPAESEGYGSVEALFERMGKGEFQVVLVHDSNPLYTLPRGGKFGDAFAKVPFKVSTAAILDETAAACDLILPSLHGLERWDDLMPRAGVHGVMQPVIEPVRDGMHIGDLILKASKTIGGAAAAFNAPSFEDYLKGEWQKTLGGNDFADGWRETLGKGGVFGPAVAVETPKSTGAAVSYTKPTFDGTGDYVLMPYPSMQYYDGRGANKPWLLENPDPITKITWQSWVEMHPDTAAKIDVREGEIVELTSPHGKIRAQVYVYPGVRPETLAMPLGLGHTEYGRYAKGRGVTPLELLGGGDGNGFLPYVGTKVSVALTGDYHKTARVDGMPRQLGRGIIQTMPLVNAAKGMTPEESYKAVGLKIAEENTALEEKALEGWQERQIEQTKVGDYEPTDMPQWGMAVDLSRCTGCSACVTACYAENNIPTVGEEQVFRRREMSWMRIERYWEGGTDGEQIQARFSPVMCQHCGAAPCEPVCPVYASYHTPDGLNGQVYNRCVGTRYCSNNCPFKVRYFNWLKYTDIAWPEPLNLQLNPDVVTRVRGVMEKCTFCIQRIRGAQHTAILENRGLRTGEVVTACAQACPSGAIKFGNIKDPAEEVVKWKNDRRGYTMLEATNVQPSVTYLAKVLNVETADFHGGEER
- the nrfD gene encoding NrfD/PsrC family molybdoenzyme membrane anchor subunit, translating into MAVIAHDPSMPTQTHAEVTRDVVRTITEKPEPGYYILAGAMACLTLLLFFTLGALLKYGLGIAGYSPPIMWSVYITTFVFWIGIGHAGTLISAILYLFRSRWRTAVYRSTEAMTVFAVMTAALFPIIHIGRQWLFYWLIPYPNQRFLWPNFKSPLMWDVFAISTYLTVSSTFLVIGLIPDIAAVRDHVSGWKKKLYSALSLGWTGADSQWRHYSRAYLYLAALATPLVLSVHSVVSWDFAMSIIPGWHGTIFAPYFVAGAIYSGIGMVLTLIIPLRKVLRLEHMITDYHFDNLAKLTLLTGSILFYAYSMEYFVAWYSGSPFEQATFWRRVFGPNWWAGWSMVICNAFVSQLLWFKKIRTSLPALFVISIFINIGMWFERWVIISMSLTNDYVPYAWGQINPTWADWCILAGSFGWFGLWFTLFYKNFPIVAIQEIKEMIPMARRKSHAGAH